The Dioscorea cayenensis subsp. rotundata cultivar TDr96_F1 chromosome 18, TDr96_F1_v2_PseudoChromosome.rev07_lg8_w22 25.fasta, whole genome shotgun sequence genome includes the window ttttatgtgtaattaattatttaacaataaaattcttaattaaattaatatatgataaatttattaaactaaaatagttaaaatatactaaaaacaatgaaagagaCATGCACTATGAATTTATAACAGAATACATTCATaacaaaatagataataatacataaaaatttataacaaaatacattcataacaaaatagataataatacaTAAACATTCACcgataataaaaaatgagatgtgTAAAAGAATATTCTTTTTTGGGGTTAGATTTGGGGTTTGTGGTTGGAGTATAATTTACTGTAGTGGaaccaaatttgggatttggggtTAAAATTTGGGGTTatgggttggagatggccttaTACTCAACTGCTGATGTCCACAATTAATgtatcttcatatatatatatatatatatatatgacctaTTATCTAAAGATGTCTATGATAACCACCGGATAGTAATCCGAcggctattattattatgaataatAGAAACTATGTTTTACAGTGTTATACAGTAATTATGAACAGTAAAAAGttatacaatatttatataaataaataatcattaaataataaatcaatgacttagatttaaaatgtctttagattttaaatcttaaaatttacctgaatgattatatatatatatattatattctctctcttgtttttttagacttcaTTCTTCTATCTATCCACAGTGTTTTTTAGCCATAAAAGGATGTGACTTCCTTTCTTAGTGTCCTACACTCCTACCCCATAAATGCATAAGGGACCTCTTTTGGATAGATAAGAATCCAACTAAGCAACCATGAAGTTCTCATTAGTCATAGCATAAACAACAGAGGCGGCTccaaactatttaaaataataataataataataaataaataaaaaaagtcacttcaaagagataaagagaAAAAGTATCACAATTTTTACCATAAAAGAGGGCCTTAGTCTTTCCCTCTATCTTTTGTTTCCCTTCAAGGTAACCAATCAGTGCTTTAGATCCATCTCCCAAGGCTCTTTCCTCTTGCTTTCATTGGTAAGTTCCTTTTCCTCTCCATTCCCAtccctttctcttctttctttgtctccatatcaccttcttcttcttcttcttcttcattattcctTCTCTCACGTccttcttgttgttcttgttgttgttgttgttgttgttgttgttgttgttgttgttctcttgttcttgttgttggtGATATATTGTGTGAAATTAATTACTAAGATGGCAAGGGAGAAGATAAAAATAAGGAAGATTGACAACGCCACTGCAAGGCAAGTAACCTTctcaaagagaagaagagggtTGTTCAAGAAGGCGGAGGAGCTTTCTATCCTTTGTGATGCTGAGGTTGCTCTCATCGTCTTCTCGGCCACTGGCAAACTCTTTGAGTTCTGCAGTTcaaggttcttcttcttcttctccattttattttattattttttttcctcttgttttatatttagatCTTGCTTACTAACTTCATACAATGGTTTTATGTATTGCATTTAGGTGAGTTTATTTAGATGAATGTTTATGAGGTTTTGTAggttttgtagtttttttgtagtttttttgttttaaggtTTAATCTTGTGATGATCTTAGTTGGTATATATGTGTTCTTGTTAGTGTTCTTGATGAACTTTAAGGGGAATTATAATTAACATTTAACACTTGTTTAATTGCAAATTAGTTGTGAGTTGATATAGTTCAAGATttctttatctatttaattagtCGATTTCGTATCgataaaattatgtatatattatcaTATTGATTCAAAGTAGTATATATTCTGCATGGAATGTATACCTTCATGTTTTAATGAGATATGTAAATAATGTAAACATTATGCTATTTGGAATTTGACTAAGAACAATGTTGGTTCATATTGGTTATTAATGAGAGGATGTGATTTAAGATGGCATTAATTGCTTTCCAATTTATACATATGTGATTTTTACAATCTTGTATATCTACATAATCAAATGAAAATTCATAGGGACTATATATTTAGTTTAGATATATATAAGCACAAGAATTAATGGCTACCTTTGAATTCACTGTATCCCATCTTCTTAAATGCATTCTTTCCATCAAAATCAGCCACTTGAATTGTTTGCCATTAATTGTTTGCATTTTACACTTGTAATTTGTTAAAACTTCTTGATTTTGTTGCtaattctatatatgttttagtcATGAAAACATACTAGTTTTTTGGTCCAGTAAATTTTATTATGGTATCAAAGAAGCCATTTCATGGACTGAAACAACTCGAAGGTTGTCGTAAGCCTTCACAATACTTTATATGTTCAATTTTTGGTTGTGTAATCCGGAATATCAACATTATTTCGAATCTTATAATCGAGCACTTAATCACATGATCATAAATgagactgaaaataaaaaaagaagaaatgctTCCATCTTTATTATGAGTAAGTTTCGCAATATTTCTCTTGTTCAACaacactttttcttttttttcttttaaagttaCTCCACTTTAGAGAAAAAACAAAGTAGCATAATTCCAAGATGAGCTAGAAGCCACATTAGCACTCaattttcttgaaaattcaACAACCAAACATGGAAAAGAAGGACTAAATGTTTAATATTACAAAGAAATTTCACATCATTTGGACCAAAGATAAATTGCTTGTCATTCTCAAATTAAAGCATTATAACCATACTTAAGATTAATTGATAAGATCAATTATTGTCCTTTGGAGAATAATTGTGTCCTTTTTCTTGACTTGATGGATAGTGCTATTTTTTCCGATGTGTTTCTTCCCTTAATATATATGACTGTTCTTCTTGATGTAAATCAACTGATCTACCAAAAAGGATTGTCTATATGTCTCTTTTATGTGGAAGTTACACAAGGAACCTACTTCTAAATAACACATATGATATGATACTTCTATCAATACTTAATTGCCAATTAGATCACTGGATTTGCAAGATTGTGTTTGTAACTGTCTTTATGCAGAGTTAACTAAAATTCTATCTGACTTAATTAGTTAATGAATTTGTtagttatataatatatatataggatgtTGCCTCATTTATATGTATTAGATATGATATTTTAGtgttattattgtcattattatcatcatcattatcatcattgatcaTTAGAGTCATCAGAGACCTTCTATCTATTCATTATAAACTTTTCAGTTTCTGTTGAATGAAAGTAAGTGTTGATCCATGTTAACTAATTAAGAAGGCTCTTTGCATCAGATGGTTTTCTATTATTATTCCTTAAAACATTTGGGAAGCCCTTTGGGGAGAAAATCATGTTCTATGAGCCTCACCGGAAGAAGTTTTACTGGCGGATAAGTCACTTAAGTGGATTGACTTTCTCTCGGTTCAGATGTTAATTTGCTATGAAGTGGGGAAGTGGTATTCTCCCTATTGTAGcactttttaatttgatttgaactaAACTCGCTTCAACATTTTTCAccgaaatgaatgaaatgaaattttatataaactcACTTCCCCTTACTTCaggatttcttttattttttataagaagAACACTAGAACTATTAGAAGTGATATTAACTTCTAACCACTTAAGAGAAGTACTAATCCCCCATTTCTTGACTTAGTGAATGCCCTCTAATTTGAGTAAAAGCTCTATCATGAAAATTGTGATAACTTGAGAAAATGAGGTGGAAATAAAGGTGTTAATGTGTTGCTTGATGTGGATCGAACCCATACTAAATGGCTTCGGGTGAGACATAAATGAATTCGTTAATTCACTAGTAAAAATCAAGTCGGGTCATGAGTTAATAATCCGCTGACCAGCCTAATGACTTGTGTAAACCATATgacatgtataaatatataattatattaatcttggaatttttattaacagaataatttttgaaatatttttagcTTTCTGGTAAGTGTTTTTAGATGAAAACAATGTAAAGATTATCTCAATAAAGCTTTTATAAGcatttatttcataataattaaatcatcttAAATCAGTCATTCTGAAAAATTAAGgtcaaaatgattttgatgacaaaGTTGTGAACGAGTTAGTGGACCAATGCGGTTTGATCCTTCCTCACACATTTAATATGTCCTCTTAGGAGATAGTcttcatgtgtgtgtgtgtatatttgtCCATGTGCATAAGTGAAAGGGATAAATTGTGCCAAAGGGTTTTTAGTCTAGTGATACTGACCCCACTATGTAAAGTTTGGTTTATAAGACTTTCATTGCGTAGATTCGAATTGTGTTGGATGCCATGGTATGAAAAAATCCTTGGTGTGGAACAGGCTTACAATGCAATATTATCCCATAATGGTAGGTGAGGGATGCATAGCGGGATAATTAATTCTCGGCTATGCGTATGCTTTTAACTGTATATACACTTGtcgtatttataaaaaaataaaggaataaaTTCTTGGATTGACATAAAAATGGATGAATGGATGGAATCAAATAGAGGACATATTTCCCAACTTTTATATTGTTTTGGAATAAGATATTATTAGAATAATGAAACATGTCTTAGATTATCAGTGTCTTTTTTTCTGGGAAGAAGTGTTGGTAAGTGTTTTTTACGTAAGCGTTTACTATTTTAGATAATAAGAgagaaaatttattaataataataagtttaatttactaaaaaagCGATTCCAAATTTACTATCTAATTCTCTTCTGTTGGGGGTGTTCATTTCACTGTAAGGGAAGGGAAGTTAGGAAATGAGGGAAGTGTCACTTTCCTGAAATGGGggaaagtgatatcacttccaagACTTCTatgttcatttgtcagaaagtgaaAATAGAACCGAAGAatttaggtgttggatgaaattttatgagttcaaaaaagattttagaagtgaaaagaaattagtttttatagattgactcacattgggtttagttcaaaatccacttcagtcgGAAGTGGGGGAAATGTCACTTTCCTCACTTCAGCACAGATAAACACcagaagtgggggaagtcagaCCACTTCCCCTCACTTTCCCTGAAATGAACACCCCCACTGTAAGTCATTGGAAAttctaagaaaaaaattctatataaaaataaaggaaaaaaaattctaaaaaattctaaaaaaattttgtagtacttttcatttctaatttaattcaattaagaTATCTGGAAAGGATCAAAACGAATATATTTCGTGTagttaaaaaactaaattatacGTGTTTGTGCCATATTTGTATAGTTCAAATCTGAAGAACAGgggaaaaaacatttttttttttttatatatatagtttacgTTCCAAAGTGACAATTATTTGTGCTTGGGGGTTGTGGCCTTATTTTGTTGTACCTAACCACATTTAGTGGTTGATgacttttgtatatttttttatcttaatttaaagtggtttattcattttttcaaaaaaataaataaataaaacaataatataatgaCAATTGTTTAAGCTAAAAACCCAAATACAAGCTGAATAATAGATAAAGAAATATTTAGTTTAATCGAGACAGTAATGCACAAttggcttttgattcaaattgaaatgtTAGATTTGGGCCATATATATAACTAGATTAAGAGCTCGTTTCACTTCTAGAtgaaaaaaagtatttatttcaTGCATGGTTTTTGGAAGCGCATTTGTTTATAACTGCTTTACATGAGTTACACGTTTGGATACTTAGGACTTGTTTGGAtgagcttttggaaaacccagaagtgcttttttataagttaagcacttctgggttcaaaaaaagttgtttgtattggcttttctgcaaaagcagaagctgtaaaaaaagctgaaaaacagcttttttcagaagctagtCATGAGCAGCTTctgaaaaaagctgttttttagcttatttttacagcttctgcttttacagaaaagctaatacaaacacaaaatataaaaagtgcttaacttactatggaaaagcactttttccagaagcacttctactaaacttaaaaaaaagtgcttttttgaAAAGCCAACCCAAATAAGGCCTTAatctataattattattattatttttgggtaAATTAAGACTTGTGGTTTACTTTGTGTATTTAGGTGTTTTTGTGAAAGTGCTTCTgaagtatgaaattattatgaaagacatatttatatataagtccaatcaaaattttcttatatacaAATCTAACATAATTAAGTTAATACTCATGTAATATATTCACACCTAATTAACACTCCAGAAGAGGAACAAACCAAGTGAACAAGATGACAAAGggtttatattgaaaaaaaactatagttttaTATTATATCTAGGGTTCAAAAGTAATATTGTGATTTCTGTTAAGAGTATGTTGGTCAAAATAATTTCTGTTAAGAGTATTTTGGCCAATGAGTCTTTTTCACcctcctaatttttttttaaaaatggcttccgaaaaaacacaaaaactgCTACTATGAATCTAGATGTGTTTATTTCATGAATTTAGCACTTTTCGGCCACAAACATTTACAGTATGAGTTTATAACCCGATGATATAAGTATTAATTCCTTAATTATCGATTTTactatatacttttttttaatgtcaaaataaaacaatatcaaagACTTTATGcttgataaataataatctcTATCATATGTTTCTTACataatttgtaatatttcaCTTTCCTCGTGCCTCATGAATGATTTgtataataaatcaaaacttttacactttcaatattttttcttaaaaatcttCACCTTGAGGACCATGATAAAATGTTGTATTATACCAAGACTAATAACAAAAAGAACattaaactattatttatttatttatttattatcatatattgAGAGGCACTATTGAATTGGATAAGAACCATCCTTTCCAACCTTCTGTTTGCCTTGTTTCACCATGTGACTAAATTCTTATTTCTTCTCTACTATtctgtatttattattattattgttgttgttgttgctataCTCATGCAAAACTTTAttattgcatatatatacacaatctTTTGGAGtgtattttaatcaattattctctttattttgACTCTGTATAAGAATGGCAaacttatattttggtgaaagatttagttattattattttttttaaaaaaagtcataTTCTTAGGAAGTGTAACTTGCAATAGGAAAGAGTACAGTTAATGGACATGAACATATTAATGAAACTTGATTTAGATGGTGAATgtattgtgatttatccatttttatcaaaaaaatggAAGTAATTATGATATGAAATTTAAGTTGTGACAAGTTTTTTGTTCTTTGAAATATAATACAAGTTTTGGATCATCATATGTTCATTTTTAGATAATGGAACAGCAAATTATAACTTGGATTTCATTTTTGAAGCATGAAAGATGTCATCGAAAAACATCGTATTCGTTCAAATGAGGGAACAAGTTCAGATCAACCTGCTCTTGACTTTCAGGTAAGCTATTCTTTTACTCATTCTTAATTTTCATGTCATTCTGAATTTTAGTAACAAAGATATATTACTGaattttttgtgttgttatGATTTAAGAAATCAAATTCTTGTGGATGAAATATGAGTTGTTTTATTGTCCTGTGCTTTTCATCTATTTTGATACTGAATGTTACTTTAATACTGAGATTTTTGTGTTCAAAGTTAGAGAATAGTGACTTTGCAAGATTGAGCAAACAAGCTgaagaatcaaatcatcaaCTCAGGTTTTTTCTATGATTATTTACATATGCTAATGCAtgaattggaaaaagaaaaatcaatcatattaatgaaaatatgtGTTTGTTGTTTATCAATTTACAGACAATTGAAAGGAGAAGAGCTTCAAGGCTTAACAATTGAAGAACTACATAAATTGGAAAAAAGTTTGGAAACAGGACTTAGTCGTGTGCTTGAACGAAAAGTATGTTTGTCGATcctttgtttgtgtgtgtgtgtgtgtgtgtgtgtgttttttatgcgGATAATTTCATTTGAAACAATCGaaaaaattcatgttttctcaGGGTGCTCAGATCATGGAACAAATTGATCTCCTTCGAAGAAAGGTATTGAGATAAAAATATCTAGTTTGATCTTATTTGTGACGTTGAATGGAGTAGGATCATGTTTGGATTGTTGTTTCAATGTACAAATGCAGGGAGTGCAGTTGATGGAGGAAAATATACAGTTACAACAACGTGTGATTGAAATTTCGAAGGCCGGGAAGCAGACAATTGTTGATACAGAAAATCCCGTCTTTGAAGACGGGCAATCCTCTGAATCTGTCACTACTGCTGTACAGTCTGGAGGGCCTCAAGATTACGATGATAGCTCCGATACATCCCTCAAGTTAGGGTATGCA containing:
- the LOC120281773 gene encoding MADS-box protein SVP-like, which translates into the protein MAREKIKIRKIDNATARQVTFSKRRRGLFKKAEELSILCDAEVALIVFSATGKLFEFCSSSMKDVIEKHRIRSNEGTSSDQPALDFQLENSDFARLSKQAEESNHQLRQLKGEELQGLTIEELHKLEKSLETGLSRVLERKGAQIMEQIDLLRRKGVQLMEENIQLQQRVIEISKAGKQTIVDTENPVFEDGQSSESVTTAVQSGGPQDYDDSSDTSLKLGLSCSGWK